The following nucleotide sequence is from Drosophila takahashii strain IR98-3 E-12201 chromosome 3L, DtakHiC1v2, whole genome shotgun sequence.
CGGGCTGCAgctgcggcggcagcggctggCGTGAATCCCAGCCAACAATCGCCAGCGACGCCGCCATCCTCTGCAACGGCGGCCTCGACAATCAGCTCCAGTACGAACAGCAACAGCTCCTCTGCAGCCATAACAACGAGTGCAAGCAGCTGCCCCTCGCCGGCCACCACATCGTCCTCGATGTCGCCATTGTCCCCGCACACGCCCACCGGCAATCCGCCGCCACAGTTCCCGATGACCATCAGCAacacgagcagcagcagcaatctgGTGGCCGCCTCACCCACGATGAGTGTGCAAAGCGATTGCTCCTCGCCCTCCTCCTCGACGATGTCCCTTTCGCCTGCTCCTGCCTCGGGTGGCTATCCGGATGGCGGGACTTCGGCCACGGCGGCAGCGGTGAGCATTACGGCCACGGCGAGCACATCGACGGCTGGAGCAGGATCTGCATTTGGCCAGGCCAATAGCATCAGTAGCTCCGCCTCCACGCAGGCGGTCATCAATTCAGCCGTCTAGAGGGGATTCTTTTTTGAGGGATCCTGCTACCCATACATGGTTCTATTTTGTCCACACTATCTGTGCACTTTCTGTTAGCTTAAATTAGGGATACAGTTGAGAGGGATGAAAACAGATTGGGGTTAATGTCACATGACCGGTCATGTTTTCAATTCCAAGGTTTAATTTTGTGGAATCAAAGGCGATAAAAatgatgtttaatttttatatattctaaTGAAAAACGGAAGCCAACCGAAtaccaatttcaatttttctgaaaaaagtacaatttttcaATTCCGTTTCTAATAATTTCGATTAGAATCGGGAAAACACGCAATATTTTGTTacaaaaatttagtttttaaatttacacatTGTTCAATCAGGCCTTTAAAATTTGGCATCCAATTATGGTCAAACATTTTGTTACACActctttctattttttgtcaaagctttaattttcaaatgtaCACAGTGCTCGGCCTTTGGCAGCTGGTATTGCCCCAATCGCAAGatataattaattgtaaatatgttatatttaatttgaaatagcTGATAAATCCCGGCCTGGCCGCTGTTTATCTTGTCTAACGAGTATACCCAACAAACAAGGGCCAAGCTACCCGAAAAGACTCTAATTGCATACTTAGTATGGGTAGGGGTATGTGGTTCTCTATCCTTGTTTCAGGGTATTTCCATTCATAAAGCAAAAACACCCGCatataaaatcgaactatGAAGCCCTTAACAATCTTTTGTGAGACTATTAACTTACTAGAATACATTtactttaaatgaaaaattacgGCAAACAATATATTTGAATACTAAATTATCATATGTACAAATCGATAACAATTAACGTAAGTAgtaaaggaaattaaataaagatgAAGCAAAATACGGAAAGCGCAGAGAAccaaatttgtaattaaaacaaGATCATAACTACGCACCgcacaataaataattaaattaaaatccatttaggATCTGGGTGGGTTCTTCGAAGAGTTCATTTCCAACTCATTGAGGAGCTCGGCTCGGCATATTCTTAAATCAAACTAAAGAGAATTTAGCCAATTTATAGAACGTAGCACTCGgcaaaatttttagaaaccaATTAACGTCTAAGTCGAAATTTATTATCTAAACCGATATGCTACTCCCACCCCGTATGTaccgataaaaaaaaaacaaaaactacacGAAAGCATTTTTGCGCTTAATTAAACAGTTTCTTTAAATTCAAACCTGTTAttatgtaaacattttttattattacattaTATAGACATCGTATCGCATAAGTGTGTatatgtgagtgtgtgtatgtACTTTTGGATATGGATTAGCTGTTGACTATAAAGAAAacttaaatgctataaacgcaaagcaaaaaaaccaataaatcTTAAAGGCATTTAAGGGAAAACTCAATTTACAAACGTTCTGTTCTGCAGCTTAACTATATGCTACTATCTATATAGCCAGCCTCGTATTCTGATTGCATTACATGATCTCCAAGCTGGAGTCGCTATTCTTGGTGACCACCTCGGTCTCTGAGGATCCGGATCCGGAGCCAGCATCATCGCCCTTCTCGTTGTCATCGGACCCACTgtgccgatgatgatgatgcggaGAGCCGGCCAATTGCCAGGCGGGAATGGATGGCACTGCAAGTGGGGCAACGGGGCCCGCAAATTGCTTCCTATTTAAAAGCAGACCCTTGATGGCATCCAGATCGCTGCGGAAGTTGCTAAATTCGCGGTTCAGCTGCTGGGAATGTTCCCTCTGCTGGCTGGTAATCAGATCCCTGACCGCCGAAATCTCCTTGTTGAGGTCATTGGTGCGTGTCTCCACCTTCTTGTCAATGTCGTCCAGGACCTCATCGACCGGCTTCTTCTTGGGCTTGCCAAACAGGTAGGGCGCAatgtatttctaaaaaatattacagttttggaaatttattaagatttattcacttcatatgtatgtacaatgtatGGGTATTAGATGAATCGAAATGATCTTTGGACTGTTGCAAATGAACCTCATAAATTCTTAGTTTGAAGTTAATAGATCAAGAATATGGGTTAAGTgagaaaaacattatttatttactaaataCTTCAACTACatagttaatatttaaaggtaGTTACTAAATGCTTCAActacatatttaatatttactgaAGCTCCTTGATATATCTCAAGAGTCATTCAagaatattttacattagcTTGAGATGAGATATTGATCTTTGGACTATCACTCCGGTTTATGGGAGTAAATTCTCGAAACTGTATATATTAGgttatgatttataaaaaactatacCCCAATCTAGAGTATTCCTAGGTACAATCTCTCTCATGTTTTCTGATAACCCAATTAGATTGGACACTGTTAATGAATAGGTTCTAAAACGGATAATAAGATTAAATTAATGAGTTTTTCAAGATAACTTAAACTTTtcaagataaataaaataatttcagttattacaaaaaaacctaaaaatttaaCTGAAATTATGGAATATATATGCTACCTGAAGTGGAATACCTTCACCAAAGGttctaattaatttgtatCTATAACTAGTACCCTAATATTGAGAATCCCCGAACTACTCACCTTCCAGAAGAGGTAGACGGCGTAGACCACTCCGCTGAACAGGGCTGCCGAATGGATGATCTCACGGATCCGGCCGAAGACCGTCGGCTGCGGCTGCAAGGCCTGCAACTGGGATCCGATGCTGATCACCGTATTCGGACTGGGATTCGGATTGTTGGGGTCGTGGGTGAAGACGCCGGCCCGCTCGCAGGCCAGCTGGATTTCGTGAGCGGTGAGACCTTTGGACCGCAGGAACTGCTGCTTCTGGATAAGCGTCGTGTGGCGCACTTTGGTGTTCTGTAGAAAGCTGACTGCAGTGGTTATCTGCGGCGAATAGACGGGATTATAGATTAGACAAAAACTCGAGGGGGTTACATATTACCAGCGATTCGCGGGGCAACTGCTCCTCGCCGCCGGCCACGATGTCCCTGTCCTGCTGCACTGCGGTCGCCGTGGCCATGATCGTGTCCCCGGTGTCCGTGTTGTTGCTGGACATCTGTATATCGACCCTTAATTCAATCTTGCCTAGCTAATCCACAGAAAACGGAGCGACCCGATTTCAGACGCAATTCGATCGCAAAAAAAAGTGTCGCCCAAACAAAAGTGTGGCCAAACGGTAGGGTGCTGCTGAAATCCTTAAGGCGTTAGGGATTCCGCGAGGTGGGGGTGTGAGGTGGAAAGTATTTTAGCTGCTCCGTGACGTTAGAGAAGCCGGCCTCAGTTATCTTTAGAAAtataagggggattccctaaactgttgaattgctgaattgttgaattttggtcagctgttaatcagctgttccatacaaagtcaactttcagaaatttcagcaattcatcagcctcggggctgctgaaaattttgttgaattgctgaaaagccagagttgtcaccttttttaaatagtcgtggcaactctgtaacattttagtatcaccagtacgcattatttatttcaaaatcaacttagaaagcatatttgtggttcttcttaccttggcaacacttttagacagtaactagcaataataaatcaaattttacatgctttaagttccgtgaaatttttcaacaaataacagctgtttgaaaattcatcaGGAgtcattttgggtcgttccctttttcaacaattcagcaattcaacagtttagggaatccccctatatACTGCGAAACccaaattgttgaaaattacACAGAAATATGGAGCAATTAGAGGAACGACAAAAAATGGTTGAGGACACACATTACACCATGTACTCTTTGGAGGACATCCAGAATGCCTTTGAGAAGTGGGTGGCAGATAATCCAGACGTCGATATTAGTACAATTACTAGGTggctaatgaaattaattaatggtAAGTCTTCCGAATGTAAAATATGTGTATGTAAATCTAAAATTACGGTGATTTTATATTGGGATTCCAGGTAAGTTTACCTCCAAGCTTGTGATGACTGAACTGATGTATTATTTGATAAGGAGATATAACCGTAGAATCGTTCAGCGAGCACGTGCCACGAAAAATAATGCGATGCATCGGGTGCAGTCGAAGCTATGACGTCACAACAATAGAATGTGACGTCTGAAGAACAAATTTCTTgcagcttttatttttatatgtacGAAAAAGTACaagatacatacatatatatgtaaaattttttattacatgAAGATTATTTCTAATGTCAAAAtacataataaatttaaaatatttttgaattgtaaaagtatataacaaaagtcttctttttgaatctataataaaaaaaatcaatttatacaagttttttaaagtatcTTGTTATTTTGTGTGTAATCTAAGCTTAGTTATTTTGCCCAACCAATACCCACTGTACTTCAAAAACAAAGAACACCTTGGGCCACCTTCCGATTACTCGCAAGAAAGCACTAACGCCTCAGCCAAAATCCCAGAAATCCACAGCTGCACCGATTTGATTTACCTGTAGGCAGAATTTCCTCACTTTCATTTGGTTTTCCGGGCAAAAGGCGATATTTTCCGGTTACAATGGATTCCCTGAAGGACATGCTGAAGGCGTACGAGGCGTGGGTGGCTAGAAACCCGGATGTGGTGGGAGATTTCGAGACCACCGCCAAGTGGGTCTCCTACTTTATAGCAGGTAAACTGAACTCAATGCTTATACAGATCCTAGAGAGCTAACTTTTGGCCGCCTTCCAGGTCGCATATCCTCATCGAATGTGCTTAGTGAGCTGGTTTACACCCTGTCCAACATGCTGGTGTTCTATAACGATCGGATCATCGAACGGGCACGGAATGCCAGGGAGAATTCGGTGATCCAGCTGCAATCGAAACTTTGCTACCGTCTAAAGGTCACGCTGACGACACTCGAATACAGCGAGGTTTTCATCGAGATATCAGCCCGCCGGCTTTTCGGTCAATCCGGCAAATGGCTGGTGATAGCGCTAATACAGGCCTTCAAGGCGGCCGGCCGATTCTTTATCTTGAAGCACTCCACCTCGGATATAATCACCTCGCCGCCCATCGCCTCTTTAAATCGCAGGGCTTTGGGCAAGCAGCGCAAGTCGTCGGCGGATGAGCAATCCTCCAGTGATCTGCTTCAGCAGTCCCAGCACTCCATTACCTTCCAACTCAAGCGATCCGGTCGTGTAATTCGCAAGGTGGAGGGTGCTCCGCCGCTGCAATATCGCGACCTTAAACTGCATATCGACCATAATGAGGCGGCAAAGACGCAGATCCCGCGGAAACTGCTGCAAGCCGAGTACCTGTACATCTCCAAGCCCCTTATCCACTTGGCCGCCATGGGTTTGTTCGGCCAGAGGAGCTGGAAACAGTATGCGGTGGCCCTGTCCATCGATCTGTACAGCATCCATCTGTATCGTCAGCATCGCGACCTCATGTCCAAGCAACAGAAACTGGAGTTGAGCCGGCGATGCATCAACATCCTGTACTTCCTCGTCCGATCGCCGTTTTACGATAGCTTCACCAAAACGAGACTGGAGCGCATCCTAGATTTTGTGGCCAGCAGTGTGCCAATTGCAAAGATGGTGGCCGCACCCCTGAAAGACTACATTCCCACGTGGCAAAGCACTTACTTCTATCTGTGGTCCACTTAGGCAGTCCACCGATGGAGCTAAAGTATTTCCCCTAGGCTAAGTTTTAAAGTTACAGGTGTGGATGCATGGCGAGTGAACAGAGGGTGGGCCCATTTTTGGTAACTACAACGTTTTAGGAGcgaaaattaatagaatgttgagaaaatggccaaaataaaatatttttcttaattctGGCGTGTTCTTAATAGAGCCCTGCGTAAATCTTTTAATTTCAAACTtgattaattcaattctatgtgaaataaattgaatgtttttctaattcatttcgaactGAACGAagtaatgaataatttttatgaattttttgaatttgacagacttttttttgtgctttcttttaagaacaaaagcatagtaaataaaattcaggcagatttaaccACAAAATTATGcccatttcttttttaaaagaaattgtcgtttgaattatttcggaatttatgccattcaattctattaattcatgcagggctctagttctTAGCAACGTGAAAGACACAACAAACTATTCCAAAATAAAAGGTATAATAAATACCTTAATTGTTAAGCTATACTTGCTTTCCGCTCCTAAGAAATTCCAATTGTTCCACATTTCCAATGAAAAACGCTTATCGATCCCCATTCTTTTGTAtggctttttaaattatatatggaacaatatttttacacataCAATTAAACGAAATTTTTCACTTACATCGCTAACTATACATAACAATTAATAGTAATCGTAATTGGCTAAAAACACACAGAGAATCCAACAGCGAATCAGAACTTCAGGCTGAATCCCGGACCCATGGCCAGCTGGCGTTGCGTTATCCCGGCATTCAGGACGAAACCGGTGCTGGCCGACGACGATCCACCAGCCGCGTGGCTCTTTTTGTTCCCGGTGATGATCCCCGATGAGAGCTTGTTTCCCCCGCCCACGGCGATGGGCTCGTCGCGTCCCAGTTGCTTGAACTGCGAGCCACCGGACGGCGGTTTGGGCGATGAGGCCTGAGCCTTGCGAGCGCCCAGTTCGCTCTTGGCCGGCCAGGTGGGAAACATGGAGGGATCGATGGGCAGCGGCAGCTCCTTGAAGTAGTCGTGCTTCAGGGCCGCGTCGGCCGTCAGTCTTTTTTTCGGATCGTACGTCAGCAGGCCCTGCAGCAGCGACAGTCCCATTTCGGAGGTCTTCTCCTGGAAGTGCTTGCGCAGCTGCGAGACGGGATATTCGGTGAACTGAGAGTTCTGCGACAGCATGTTCTTCACGGCGGGTAGCTCGGTGTAGCCGGGCCAGACCTTCTCGTTGGGGGTGCCcaattcctaaaaaaaaagaagaattaCAGTCAAATATCggtgatttttttaaggaaggGGTagggtcttaaaaaaaataaatgacttttcttaaaattttttttcttgtagattaacattttaagattataaaaaaaaagttttaaatcaatcggacaaaaactttagaagttatgctaaaaTTAGTTCCCTAACCTCTTAAACTTTTagtgcgtttttctcaaaaccaCGTTTTGAAAGTACGTgatcatcggcatttctaaacggctcaaccgatcgttttaaattagtcgcatatttttctgcataaaaaaaaccgcccctgggaagcgttttttttttcattttaacttaaaattttttttttttaagcccaaAGAAGaagagcaaaataaaaattagtggatgttatttaaatgacactttaaaatatacaattggtttgaattaaatccatttaaccagtttttatagaaaaaatagcaaagttggtagatttt
It contains:
- the Pex14 gene encoding peroxisomal membrane protein PEX14; translation: MSSNNTDTGDTIMATATAVQQDRDIVAGGEEQLPRESLITTAVSFLQNTKVRHTTLIQKQQFLRSKGLTAHEIQLACERAGVFTHDPNNPNPSPNTVISIGSQLQALQPQPTVFGRIREIIHSAALFSGVVYAVYLFWKKYIAPYLFGKPKKKPVDEVLDDIDKKVETRTNDLNKEISAVRDLITSQQREHSQQLNREFSNFRSDLDAIKGLLLNRKQFAGPVAPLAVPSIPAWQLAGSPHHHHRHSGSDDNEKGDDAGSGSGSSETEVVTKNSDSSLEIM
- the Pex16 gene encoding peroxisomal membrane protein PEX16, with translation MDSLKDMLKAYEAWVARNPDVVGDFETTAKWVSYFIAGRISSSNVLSELVYTLSNMLVFYNDRIIERARNARENSVIQLQSKLCYRLKVTLTTLEYSEVFIEISARRLFGQSGKWLVIALIQAFKAAGRFFILKHSTSDIITSPPIASLNRRALGKQRKSSADEQSSSDLLQQSQHSITFQLKRSGRVIRKVEGAPPLQYRDLKLHIDHNEAAKTQIPRKLLQAEYLYISKPLIHLAAMGLFGQRSWKQYAVALSIDLYSIHLYRQHRDLMSKQQKLELSRRCINILYFLVRSPFYDSFTKTRLERILDFVASSVPIAKMVAAPLKDYIPTWQSTYFYLWST